A single genomic interval of Metamycoplasma salivarium harbors:
- the prfA gene encoding peptide chain release factor 1, giving the protein MEKTMYVSLLSIKDKYENFSKQLLDPAVFNDIKKYNQINKEQSNLEEIYQNFLKFLSLEKEYIDAKELLNLEKDEELIALAKDDIASCEQKMLDLEEKLKELMLPQDENDKLNVFVEIRGAAGGDEANIFSGDLFKMYQKYCENEGFKLNIVDSTYGTAGGFSQIVFLVKGEKVFSKFKFERGVHRVQRVPATETQGRVHTSTATVTVIPEIDETINIEIKPEDIEVNVFRSSGAGGQSVNTTDSAVRIIHKKTGIVVTSQDERSQIMNRETAMKMLKSKLYEIEMQKMQEQEESIRKLAGTGDRSEKIRTYNYPQDRITDHRIGMSTSLKIVMDGGLNKIIDALIADEKRQKLEQSGGK; this is encoded by the coding sequence ATGGAAAAAACAATGTATGTCTCATTATTATCTATCAAAGATAAGTATGAAAACTTTTCGAAGCAGTTACTTGACCCTGCTGTTTTTAATGATATTAAGAAATATAATCAAATTAATAAAGAGCAAAGCAATTTAGAAGAAATTTATCAAAATTTTTTGAAATTTCTTAGTCTAGAAAAAGAATATATTGATGCAAAAGAATTGCTTAACTTAGAAAAAGATGAAGAATTAATTGCATTAGCTAAAGATGATATTGCTTCATGTGAACAAAAAATGCTTGACTTAGAAGAAAAATTAAAGGAATTAATGCTTCCACAAGATGAAAATGATAAATTAAATGTCTTTGTTGAAATTAGAGGTGCTGCTGGTGGTGATGAAGCAAACATTTTTTCTGGTGATTTGTTTAAAATGTATCAAAAATATTGTGAAAATGAAGGTTTTAAATTAAACATTGTTGATTCAACATATGGTACAGCTGGTGGTTTTTCACAAATTGTTTTTTTAGTTAAAGGTGAAAAAGTTTTTTCTAAATTTAAATTTGAGCGAGGAGTGCATCGTGTTCAAAGAGTACCTGCAACTGAAACTCAAGGACGTGTTCATACATCAACTGCAACTGTTACTGTAATTCCTGAAATTGATGAAACTATTAATATTGAAATTAAACCTGAAGATATTGAAGTTAATGTTTTTAGAAGTTCAGGTGCTGGAGGTCAATCTGTTAACACAACAGATTCAGCTGTAAGAATAATTCATAAAAAGACCGGAATTGTTGTGACTTCACAAGATGAAAGAAGTCAAATTATGAACCGTGAAACTGCAATGAAAATGCTAAAAAGTAAGCTTTATGAAATTGAAATGCAAAAAATGCAAGAACAAGAAGAAAGCATTAGAAAATTAGCAGGTACTGGTGATAGATCTGAAAAAATAAGGACTTATAATTATCCACAAGACCGGATTACTGATCATAGAATTGGAATGTCAACGTCTTTAAAAATTGTTATGGATGGTGGACTTAATAAAATAATTGATGCATTAATTGCTGATGAAAAAAGACAAAAATTAGAACAATCAGGGGGAAAATAA
- the metG gene encoding methionine--tRNA ligase → MKTKKTFYITTPIYYPSGNLHIGHVLTTTLAWVYRNYKKMLGYDTFFSVGIDEHGQKIQKKALSLNLEPKKYVDNEAQKFIDLWNLLQIDYDYFSRTTNEEHERIVNLVFNKMLEKGYIYKGYYEGLYSVDDEEFLTISQALKKDDGNFYHPISGHLLKEIKEESYFFKMSKLEKWIKEFFLSNPNFLSNKSTTKELLNNFINKGLEDLSITRVSFDWGIKISKTNIKEPQHVIYVWLDALFSYLSTLNYSEEDDSLYEKYWANGDERIHVLGKEIARFHAIYWPIFLKSLDLNLPTKEIIHSWIITPEGKMSKSKGNVIEPIPLIKKYGAEEIKYFFATQINIDNDFSYSEEMLINVLNADLSNNFGNLLNRVAKMVNQSFPNGTKFDQKNILEIDKKIFEKIETLKKNFDFEMSNYYIDKAFKYVVEFSSNLNEYIDKTEPWKLKNDLTRLNVVLNTLLLGIYQIASYFSIILPNKMSKAFAFLNVKNNQKFSFDMFDNKKITVTEILFPRITK, encoded by the coding sequence ATGAAAACTAAAAAAACATTTTATATTACAACACCAATCTATTATCCAAGTGGAAATTTACATATTGGACATGTTTTAACTACAACATTGGCTTGAGTATATCGTAACTATAAAAAAATGTTAGGTTATGACACTTTCTTCAGCGTTGGCATTGATGAACATGGACAAAAAATTCAAAAGAAAGCTTTATCTTTAAATTTAGAACCTAAAAAATATGTTGATAATGAAGCTCAAAAATTTATTGACTTATGAAACTTGTTACAAATTGATTACGATTATTTTTCAAGAACAACAAATGAAGAACATGAAAGAATTGTTAATTTAGTTTTTAACAAAATGTTAGAAAAAGGATACATTTACAAAGGATATTATGAAGGCTTATATTCTGTTGATGATGAAGAATTTCTAACAATTAGTCAAGCATTAAAAAAAGATGACGGCAATTTTTATCATCCAATTTCAGGACATTTGCTAAAAGAAATCAAAGAAGAAAGTTATTTCTTTAAGATGTCTAAGTTAGAAAAATGAATAAAAGAATTTTTTCTAAGTAATCCCAATTTTTTGTCAAACAAATCAACTACAAAGGAACTATTAAATAACTTTATTAATAAAGGTTTAGAAGATTTATCCATTACTAGAGTTAGTTTTGATTGAGGAATTAAAATCAGCAAAACTAATATTAAAGAACCTCAACATGTTATATATGTTTGACTTGATGCTTTATTTTCTTATTTAAGTACATTAAATTATTCTGAAGAAGATGATAGTTTATATGAAAAATATTGAGCAAATGGTGATGAAAGAATACATGTCTTAGGTAAAGAAATTGCAAGATTTCATGCAATTTATTGGCCAATCTTTTTAAAATCATTAGATTTAAATTTACCAACCAAAGAAATTATTCACTCATGAATTATTACACCAGAAGGCAAAATGTCAAAATCTAAAGGAAATGTAATTGAACCAATTCCTTTAATAAAAAAATATGGTGCAGAAGAAATAAAATATTTCTTTGCTACACAAATTAATATTGACAATGATTTTTCATATTCTGAGGAGATGTTAATTAACGTTTTAAATGCTGATTTGTCAAATAATTTTGGAAACTTGTTAAATAGAGTTGCAAAAATGGTTAATCAATCATTTCCTAATGGAACGAAATTTGACCAAAAAAACATATTAGAAATTGATAAGAAAATTTTTGAAAAAATTGAAACTTTGAAGAAAAATTTTGATTTCGAAATGTCAAATTATTATATCGATAAGGCATTTAAATATGTTGTTGAATTTTCATCAAATTTGAATGAATATATTGACAAAACTGAGCCTTGAAAACTAAAAAATGATTTAACAAGATTGAACGTTGTTTTAAACACGTTATTGTTAGGAATATATCAAATCGCATCATATTTTTCAATTATTTTGCCTAACAAAATGTCTAAGGCTTTTGCATTTTTAAATGTTAAAAATAATCAAAAATTTTCATTTGATATGTTTGATAATAAAAAAATAACAGTAACAGAAATTTTATTTCCAAGAATTACTAAATAA
- a CDS encoding peptide chain release factor N(5)-glutamine methyltransferase: MIDEEVLLREKRKYNLEPTISNHERKLLKKDYPVQKIIGFQIFQDVYLNIHNNVLIPRYETEEVILECYKHINKDSNVLDLGCGCGFIGLAIKKNVGCNVTMVDVSTAAIAQTKVNAKKNHLEDVSIIKSTWFSNVSGTFDLIVSNPPYLDDKKPYPKSLSYEPKKALFASEEGFGAYREILNEAKMYLKENGLLIFEIDPINAAKLLEIYPKTLIKKDINGKERIAILKQKDL, translated from the coding sequence ATGATTGATGAAGAAGTTTTGCTAAGAGAAAAAAGAAAATACAATCTTGAACCAACAATCTCAAATCATGAACGTAAATTACTAAAAAAAGATTATCCTGTTCAAAAAATTATTGGATTTCAAATTTTTCAGGATGTTTATTTAAACATTCATAATAATGTTTTAATTCCTAGATATGAAACTGAGGAAGTAATTTTAGAATGCTACAAGCATATAAATAAAGATTCAAATGTTTTGGATTTAGGCTGCGGCTGTGGTTTTATTGGTCTTGCTATTAAGAAAAATGTTGGATGCAATGTAACTATGGTTGATGTTAGTACTGCGGCCATTGCACAAACAAAAGTTAATGCAAAGAAAAACCATTTAGAAGATGTTTCGATTATTAAATCAACTTGATTTTCAAATGTCTCAGGTACTTTTGATTTAATTGTTTCAAATCCTCCTTATTTAGATGATAAAAAACCTTATCCTAAATCACTTTCTTATGAACCTAAGAAAGCATTATTTGCTTCTGAAGAAGGTTTTGGCGCATATCGTGAGATTTTAAATGAAGCAAAAATGTATCTTAAAGAAAATGGATTATTAATTTTTGAAATTGACCCAATAAATGCTGCTAAATTGCTTGAAATATATCCAAAAACTTTAATAAAAAAAGATATTAATGGTAAAGAAAGAATTGCAATTTTAAAACAAAAAGATTTGTAA
- a CDS encoding tRNA1(Val) (adenine(37)-N6)-methyltransferase, which yields MIKKNNLGFSGNLFVYQDKNMFSYSVDTIMLGNFFSINRNVSNILEVGTNNGALSIFIASRCKEITIDALEIQHDAVTLAQKNVKFNKLENQINVIEGDFNVYVKEYAFKCGNKLAKKYSAIIANPPYYNENYNVDRKNTTYAKKLATHEITLTLEQLVENSSKIIEQKGYLTLVLPMARYIDIICLLRKYNFEPKRIQLIYTRVNEIPKFCMIESRFNSGWGTKFEKNLYLHYDDIHNHEYTEEIKKLYSPIKVEKRK from the coding sequence ATGATTAAAAAAAATAATTTAGGATTTAGTGGAAATTTATTTGTTTATCAAGATAAAAATATGTTTAGTTATTCAGTGGATACCATTATGCTAGGTAATTTTTTTTCAATCAATCGCAATGTTTCAAACATCTTAGAAGTCGGCACTAATAATGGAGCCTTATCAATTTTTATAGCTTCAAGATGTAAGGAAATTACCATTGATGCATTAGAAATTCAACATGATGCAGTCACATTGGCTCAAAAAAATGTTAAATTTAATAAACTAGAAAATCAAATTAATGTTATTGAAGGTGATTTTAATGTTTATGTAAAAGAATATGCATTTAAATGTGGTAATAAACTTGCTAAAAAATATTCTGCAATTATTGCAAACCCACCTTATTACAATGAAAATTATAATGTAGATCGAAAAAATACAACTTATGCTAAAAAACTTGCAACTCATGAAATAACATTAACATTAGAACAACTTGTTGAAAATTCATCAAAAATCATAGAGCAAAAAGGCTATTTAACATTAGTTTTACCAATGGCTAGATATATTGATATTATTTGTTTGTTAAGAAAATACAATTTTGAGCCTAAAAGAATACAACTTATTTATACCAGAGTAAATGAGATACCTAAATTTTGTATGATAGAATCTAGATTTAATTCTGGTTGAGGCACAAAATTCGAAAAAAACTTATACTTGCATTATGATGATATTCACAATCATGAATATACTGAAGAAATTAAAAAATTATATTCACCTATTAAAGTTGAGAAAAGGAAATAA
- the topA gene encoding type I DNA topoisomerase gives MSNKLLIVESPNKVNTIQKYLGDDYKVMSSVGHILKMSTTRGEYRLGIDFENWEPIMSIDAAKSAVIKDLKEAVKDADEVLVATDPDREGEAIAQNLVNILKVENKYKRIKYNEITKEAIENAIKNPLEIDQNLVKAQKTRRMLDRIIGFKLSNLMKEKIKNAPTIPSAGRVQSIALKLVCDREKLIQNFIPVLYSKIEASLIDDSVAVFYYPENKDFDNDNTWIRPDKIESLFETINKNKTLEVINKKNSSRKEPQIIPFKQSILYKEAKYSSQVVQSAAQNLFETGLISYPRTDSTRLSASFIAKAKSYITEKYGKEYVANEIKGFSGDQDAHEAIRPTDIYLTPLEAKEKYNLSDVNFNVYTLIYNHTLCALMTTPVRQIFSYELLNYSDHINSFFRMSFSKVTFDGYYKVLGYEEDKNIPEYEIGQKLDVKEYIREDKETQPPARYNDGSLIKMLDDIKVGRPSTFATTVSLIKKRLFVTTVNNSLHPTTFGMLVNEKLISGFPETITEEYTAQVEEKLDEISEGKIDYKNLMEEFWNKFNNHLANATETIEISVLPQELVNEKCPSCGSELIYRYTKAKKQKFIGCSNFPACHYVRNIDGSEAKSKKRFWKKSTKK, from the coding sequence ATGAGCAACAAATTATTAATAGTTGAATCACCAAATAAAGTTAATACCATTCAAAAATATTTAGGTGATGATTATAAGGTTATGTCATCTGTTGGTCATATTTTAAAAATGTCAACTACAAGAGGTGAATATCGCTTGGGAATTGACTTTGAAAATTGAGAACCTATTATGTCAATTGATGCAGCAAAATCTGCAGTTATTAAAGATTTAAAAGAAGCTGTTAAAGATGCTGATGAAGTCTTAGTTGCAACTGACCCCGACCGTGAAGGTGAAGCAATTGCACAAAATTTAGTTAACATTCTTAAAGTTGAAAATAAATATAAAAGAATCAAATACAACGAAATTACTAAAGAAGCAATTGAAAATGCAATCAAAAATCCATTAGAAATTGATCAAAATTTAGTTAAAGCGCAAAAAACTAGAAGAATGTTAGACCGTATTATTGGTTTTAAACTTTCAAATTTAATGAAAGAAAAAATTAAAAATGCACCAACAATTCCATCAGCTGGTAGAGTGCAATCAATTGCTTTAAAATTAGTTTGTGATCGCGAAAAATTAATTCAAAATTTTATCCCAGTTTTATATTCAAAAATAGAAGCTTCCTTAATTGATGATTCTGTTGCAGTATTTTATTATCCTGAAAATAAAGATTTTGATAACGATAATACCTGAATTAGACCAGATAAAATTGAATCTTTGTTTGAAACTATTAACAAAAATAAAACTTTAGAAGTAATAAACAAAAAAAATAGTTCGCGTAAAGAACCTCAAATTATTCCTTTTAAACAATCAATTTTGTATAAAGAAGCTAAATATTCATCGCAAGTTGTTCAATCTGCTGCGCAAAATTTATTTGAAACTGGACTTATTTCTTATCCAAGAACAGATTCTACTAGATTAAGTGCATCTTTTATTGCTAAAGCAAAATCATATATTACTGAAAAATATGGAAAAGAATATGTTGCTAATGAAATCAAAGGATTTTCTGGCGATCAAGATGCCCATGAAGCTATAAGACCAACTGATATTTATTTAACTCCATTAGAAGCTAAAGAAAAATATAATTTATCAGATGTTAATTTTAATGTTTATACATTAATTTATAATCATACACTTTGTGCATTAATGACAACTCCTGTTCGTCAAATTTTTTCATATGAACTTTTAAATTATTCAGATCATATTAATTCATTTTTTAGAATGTCATTTTCAAAAGTAACATTTGATGGCTATTATAAAGTTTTAGGTTATGAAGAAGATAAAAATATTCCTGAATATGAAATTGGTCAAAAACTTGATGTTAAGGAATATATTCGTGAAGATAAAGAAACTCAACCACCCGCTAGATACAATGATGGTAGTTTAATTAAAATGTTAGATGATATTAAAGTTGGGCGCCCTTCAACATTTGCAACAACAGTTTCTTTAATTAAAAAGAGATTGTTTGTAACAACTGTTAATAATTCATTACATCCCACAACTTTTGGGATGCTGGTTAATGAAAAATTAATTAGTGGGTTTCCTGAAACTATTACTGAAGAATATACTGCACAAGTTGAAGAGAAACTTGATGAAATTTCTGAAGGAAAAATCGATTATAAAAACTTAATGGAAGAATTTTGAAACAAATTTAATAATCACTTAGCTAATGCTACTGAAACTATTGAAATTTCAGTCTTGCCACAAGAACTTGTCAATGAGAAATGTCCAAGCTGTGGTAGTGAACTAATTTATCGTTATACAAAAGCTAAAAAACAAAAATTCATTGGATGCAGTAATTTCCCTGCCTGCCATTATGTAAGAAATATTGATGGTTCAGAAGCAAAATCTAAAAAGAGATTTTGAAAAAAATCAACTAAAAAATAG
- a CDS encoding YigZ family protein produces MKIYEIKKSKFIAYLYDVSSKEEVKKIYQDLKIEHKKARHIVYAYLTNNNGTESGGYSDDREPKGTAGLPLFNLLKNKKISNKAIFIVRYFGGIKLGASNLLRAYITSATMLFED; encoded by the coding sequence ATGAAAATTTATGAGATCAAGAAATCGAAATTTATAGCTTATTTATATGATGTTTCTTCTAAAGAAGAAGTTAAGAAAATATATCAAGATTTAAAAATAGAACATAAAAAAGCAAGACATATAGTTTATGCATATTTAACTAACAATAATGGGACTGAATCTGGCGGTTATTCTGATGATAGAGAACCTAAAGGAACTGCGGGATTGCCATTATTTAACTTACTAAAAAATAAAAAAATCTCAAATAAAGCAATATTTATTGTGAGATATTTTGGTGGAATTAAGTTAGGTGCTTCGAATTTATTAAGAGCTTATATAACATCAGCAACGATGTTGTTTGAAGATTAA
- the dnaJ gene encoding molecular chaperone DnaJ, with protein MNKNKRDYYEVLGISKTANEKEIKSAYRKLAMKYHPDRNKEPDAEEKFKEVSEAYEVLSDPDKRAKYDKYGHNAFDQSGFSTSAAEDIFADFFKSFNDSFSSSSNPFEDIFSGFSGFSDFGRGRTSNAKSRGSDIQMQLTIDFLESVLGAKKEIKINRTFLCSNCRGTGADTPSDFKTCSACNGRGQIEKRVAVFSTIATCDVCYGKGKIVSKACHICRGSGYETKEVTESLDIPGGIMSGQSLVLNGYGMPSLNGGKNGDLYILIKVRSHPYFIRENSDILLDVPVSIKDFINENELIIPTPYGKTKIKLNSSIQLDGTIKLDGYGFPILNSRRKGNLIVKLKPYLPKTTKTNMSKMKDLFSEIDDDTYKKWLEKF; from the coding sequence ATGAATAAAAATAAACGTGATTATTATGAAGTTTTAGGTATTTCTAAAACTGCCAATGAAAAAGAAATTAAATCTGCCTATCGTAAATTAGCAATGAAATATCACCCTGATAGAAATAAAGAGCCAGATGCTGAAGAAAAATTTAAAGAAGTTTCTGAAGCATATGAAGTTTTATCAGACCCTGACAAAAGAGCAAAATATGATAAATATGGACATAATGCTTTTGATCAAAGCGGATTTTCTACATCAGCAGCTGAAGATATATTTGCAGATTTCTTTAAGTCATTCAATGACTCATTTAGTAGTTCTTCAAATCCTTTTGAAGACATTTTTAGTGGATTTTCAGGCTTTTCAGATTTCGGAAGAGGAAGAACTTCAAATGCAAAATCACGTGGCTCAGATATACAAATGCAACTAACAATTGATTTCTTAGAATCAGTATTAGGTGCTAAAAAAGAAATAAAAATTAATCGAACATTTTTATGTTCAAATTGTCGCGGTACAGGCGCAGATACTCCTAGCGATTTTAAAACATGTTCTGCATGTAATGGTAGAGGTCAAATAGAAAAAAGAGTTGCTGTTTTTAGTACTATCGCTACTTGTGATGTTTGCTATGGTAAAGGAAAAATAGTTTCTAAAGCTTGTCATATATGTCGTGGCAGCGGGTACGAAACTAAAGAAGTTACTGAATCTTTAGATATTCCTGGTGGCATTATGTCAGGACAATCACTTGTCTTAAATGGTTATGGAATGCCTTCATTAAATGGAGGAAAAAACGGTGATTTGTATATCTTAATTAAAGTAAGATCTCACCCTTATTTTATAAGGGAAAATAGTGACATTTTATTAGATGTTCCAGTTTCTATTAAAGATTTTATCAATGAAAATGAATTAATTATTCCTACACCTTATGGAAAAACTAAAATTAAATTAAATTCTTCAATTCAACTTGATGGAACAATAAAATTAGATGGTTATGGATTTCCAATTTTAAATAGTCGTAGAAAAGGAAATTTAATAGTTAAATTAAAACCTTATTTACCTAAAACCACAAAAACTAATATGTCAAAAATGAAAGATTTATTTTCAGAAATTGATGATGATACATACAAAAAATGACTAGAAAAATTCTAG
- a CDS encoding PQ-loop domain-containing transporter, translating to MQIFGVLGAIATIGLGIPQLIEQIKTKKTGKVNYVSFWIFYAGILLWVIYGLFAGADYWQVFVANFVCILIYSATMYYIYYYRDDRTKKMMIKVIIGITILMILSAILFAAFIAQQYYALRYGVEFANKKIPTLPEKERAIVATIAPSLTTFAFLPQFFINLKKKNFAGLSPWMPLLYMFNNTCWVIYYFMKPFYDVQLDQATMKNAWIAVAPAIAWQFIAIITYTSQFIAILNYRISVKKANLLQNQTLENNLQNQNKIS from the coding sequence ATGCAAATTTTTGGAGTCTTAGGAGCAATTGCTACTATAGGTCTCGGTATTCCACAATTGATAGAACAAATTAAAACCAAAAAAACTGGTAAAGTAAATTATGTTTCATTTTGAATCTTTTATGCTGGTATTTTACTTTGAGTAATTTATGGCCTTTTTGCAGGAGCTGATTATTGGCAAGTATTTGTTGCAAACTTTGTATGTATTTTGATATATTCTGCAACAATGTATTACATTTATTATTATCGCGATGATAGAACAAAAAAAATGATGATAAAAGTTATTATTGGAATAACAATTTTAATGATTTTATCAGCAATTTTATTTGCTGCATTTATTGCACAACAATATTATGCTTTAAGATATGGAGTTGAATTCGCTAACAAGAAAATTCCAACACTACCAGAAAAAGAAAGAGCTATTGTTGCAACAATTGCACCTTCATTAACAACATTTGCCTTCTTACCACAATTTTTTATTAACTTGAAAAAGAAAAACTTTGCAGGGTTGTCGCCTTGAATGCCACTTTTGTATATGTTTAACAATACATGTTGAGTTATTTATTATTTCATGAAGCCATTTTATGATGTTCAACTTGATCAAGCAACAATGAAAAATGCATGAATTGCAGTAGCACCCGCAATTGCTTGACAATTTATTGCAATAATTACTTATACATCACAATTTATTGCAATATTAAACTATCGAATTTCAGTTAAAAAAGCAAATTTATTACAAAATCAAACTTTAGAAAACAATTTACAAAATCAAAATAAAATTAGTTAA